CAAAACGTTCCGGGATGATCAGATCGTTACCCTGTCCGGAATGGTCTTTGATGACTGAACCGGCTCTCTCATCAAAGCGGTAATAAGCAATCGGCACTCTGTTCCCTGCAGGTGAAAGATCCTTTGTATCACGCCAGGCCGTATAATCCCGCAGAACTTCTTCAGAAGATAAAACCTGATCATGGATCGCAAGCGTTGCTGCCGTGCCTTGCCATGAACGATTGCCGGTACTTGAATTACCCAGGATGAGACGCCCGGAAAGCACCTCTCCCGGCTTGAGTATTGAAAAGTGTTGATACTTTTTAACCATTGCGCCGGCAATAGAGAGTGTGGTTCCGTCTTTTCCCGATGCAATAGTGATGAATTGCGCTTTTCCCCTGGTTAGCGCGTTTTCGAGAGAGATCTCAGCATAATTTCCTGATTGAAAACAAGCATTATTACGGCGGCTTCTGATGATAAGGTGCTTTTTCCACTGGCCGATCAGCAAACGCTCGCAGGGTTCTCCATCGTCAACAGCAAGAATGATTGGCAGGGACCGCCCCCACTCTTTATCCGGTTGAACAGCCATCTCGATGGTAAGAGAACCTTGTGCTGACTCATCATTTTGATGCCGGTATACCACCAATGGCGGTGAATAGAGGATGCCCCTGCCGGAAAAGCGGATGCCTTTCCCGTCTGCAAGCAAGTCGACCTGATTTTCAAAATTGAACTCGCGCGGCCAGAGTCCGGCAAAGAGAATAATTGCAATGACGCAGAGACAGATGATCCCGAGATAATGCCGGTTGATATCCAGTAATTGCGAGTCTTTCACGTATGAAACCTCACGAATGAAGTATTAATCGACATAACTATACAGCATCAAATGGAGCGGGGCAAGAAAGAAAAGGAAACGTGCCTAAAGTATATTAAAGTGCTCTAAAGTGAGCTGAAGTGAACATCCGAAATTTAGGCATTTTAGTCACTGTACTTTGTTCGGAGTTCGGAGTGCGGAGGGATGAGGGACCACGGGAAGTGGGACAACGGATGAAGTGATTGGCTAAAAATATCAGCTCATTAAATCCAGTAAACGTTATTTCTCATTTCCTCGACCGAATGCGTAAAGAGAAACTTCGTGAGGTGCTTGACTGTTTCGCTGACGGGGAGTTGCTTTGAAAGAAGTATGCCGAAATGATCCTTTCCGTTCCTCAAATAATCCTTATGAAGTCGATCAAAATCACCGGCATTAAAAGTAAATATCGCTCGATGTTGCGCGACAGCATATTCCATTTGCTGGATGTCGGTAAGGCTTTGTTTCTGTACCTCATGGGCGCTGAGAACATCGTAGCCCTTCAGACGCAGGGCCGCAGCGACCTTCTTGTGAACGTCTTCGTCGAGGTACAGTTTGATCATCAGGCAAGCTCGCTGTCTATCTCTTCCTTGTTGTCGAAGTAA
This DNA window, taken from Nitrospirota bacterium, encodes the following:
- a CDS encoding DUF5615 family PIN-like protein; translated protein: MIKLYLDEDVHKKVAAALRLKGYDVLSAHEVQKQSLTDIQQMEYAVAQHRAIFTFNAGDFDRLHKDYLRNGKDHFGILLSKQLPVSETVKHLTKFLFTHSVEEMRNNVYWI
- a CDS encoding VanZ family protein, translating into MKDSQLLDINRHYLGIICLCVIAIILFAGLWPREFNFENQVDLLADGKGIRFSGRGILYSPPLVVYRHQNDESAQGSLTIEMAVQPDKEWGRSLPIILAVDDGEPCERLLIGQWKKHLIIRSRRNNACFQSGNYAEISLENALTRGKAQFITIASGKDGTTLSIAGAMVKKYQHFSILKPGEVLSGRLILGNSSTGNRSWQGTAATLAIHDQVLSSEEVLRDYTAWRDTKDLSPAGNRVPIAYYRFDERAGSVIKDHSGQGNDLIIPERFAPLHRQMLTPPWEDFQPTLKYARDVAINILGFIPFGFYIAWYLSERGISRLRVVIIVLMLGIGASLFIEIVQAYLPERTSQFIDVITNSSGTAIGIYLWHRYLFTLRQSRFNH